One Gemmatimonadota bacterium DNA window includes the following coding sequences:
- a CDS encoding amino acid permease: MSHTHDDELVEEILPAGQPRLLRVLTAKTGTAVIIGAIIGSGIFMVPSTVASQVGSPALSLFVWIIGGVLALAGALCYAELGAAIPRSGGTYAFLRRAYNTDLVAFLFGWAFLFIIITGAMGAVATVFARYAGGLFGIEDLWTERWLAVGCILFLTVVNCLGVKIGGSVQNVFAFIKVGAVLAVILLGFSMATGTEVAWTPLVQERTGTALLGGLSLAILGALFAYNGWFFVTFIATEIKDPARSIPRAIFAALAIVATVYILANVVYLTVLSFEELQASRRPAADTLQALVGPSGAMAISAAIMLTTFGTVNAQLMVAPRVYHAMANHEIFFRVCQYVHPRFRTPVVSIVMQGLWASVFALTGTFVEIVSFAMFYTYVFLTLAVIGLMILRRKEPDLHRPYRVWGYPVTPVLFLVIAAGVLANALIGDFTRPLLGLVILAIGLPFYFYWKRQQRANPAVGSTTDPVADSTAGSTAME, translated from the coding sequence ATGTCCCATACCCATGACGACGAACTCGTAGAAGAGATACTGCCGGCGGGCCAACCCCGGCTGCTCCGGGTACTGACGGCAAAAACCGGTACGGCGGTCATCATCGGTGCGATCATCGGATCGGGCATTTTCATGGTGCCGAGCACGGTAGCCTCGCAGGTCGGTTCGCCCGCGCTCAGCCTGTTCGTGTGGATCATCGGCGGCGTGCTGGCCCTGGCGGGCGCCCTGTGCTACGCGGAACTCGGCGCGGCCATACCGCGCAGCGGGGGTACCTATGCCTTCCTCAGGCGGGCGTACAACACGGACCTGGTCGCCTTTCTTTTCGGATGGGCCTTTCTCTTCATCATCATCACCGGGGCCATGGGCGCGGTGGCCACCGTATTCGCCCGGTACGCCGGCGGACTCTTCGGCATAGAAGACCTCTGGACCGAGCGGTGGCTGGCCGTGGGATGCATCCTCTTCCTGACCGTGGTCAACTGCCTGGGCGTCAAGATCGGCGGATCGGTCCAGAACGTGTTCGCCTTCATCAAGGTCGGCGCCGTCCTGGCCGTGATCCTCCTCGGTTTTTCCATGGCAACGGGAACGGAAGTCGCCTGGACCCCGCTGGTGCAGGAAAGGACGGGGACCGCGCTCCTCGGCGGCCTGAGCCTGGCGATCCTGGGGGCGCTGTTCGCCTACAACGGCTGGTTTTTCGTGACGTTCATCGCGACCGAGATCAAGGACCCGGCGCGGAGCATTCCACGGGCGATTTTCGCCGCACTGGCGATCGTGGCCACGGTCTATATCCTGGCCAACGTAGTCTACCTTACGGTCCTGTCCTTCGAAGAACTCCAGGCGTCCCGCCGGCCGGCGGCCGATACCCTCCAGGCCCTGGTGGGACCATCGGGTGCGATGGCCATATCGGCGGCCATCATGCTGACGACTTTCGGCACGGTCAACGCCCAGCTGATGGTGGCGCCCAGGGTCTATCACGCCATGGCGAATCACGAGATCTTCTTCCGCGTGTGCCAGTACGTGCACCCCCGTTTCAGGACGCCGGTGGTTTCCATCGTGATGCAGGGGCTGTGGGCTTCGGTCTTCGCGCTGACCGGCACCTTCGTCGAGATCGTCAGTTTCGCCATGTTCTACACCTACGTATTCCTGACGCTGGCGGTGATCGGTCTCATGATATTGCGGAGGAAGGAACCGGACCTGCACCGGCCGTACCGGGTGTGGGGATATCCCGTGACCCCCGTACTTTTCCTCGTGATCGCCGCGGGCGTGCTGGCCAATGCCCTGATCGGCGACTTTACGCGCCCGTTGCTGGGCCTCGTCATCCTGGCCATCGGACTGCCCTTCTATTTCTACTGGAAGAGGCAGCAGCGGGCGAACCCGGCGGTCGGATCGACGACCGACCCGGTGGCCGACTCGACGGCCGGCTCGACCGCCATGGAGTAA
- a CDS encoding phytanoyl-CoA dioxygenase family protein gives MVDNLVSIQLTDAQVARFHEEGYLVVPDLLTADEVEAFVRHQADPEAESLKQGLRTHLSDPFWRRLSHHPNVAGVARRILGGRPRIVQTMYMAKEPAKPDEELGGAGISLHQDSHYLPNEPDTLMACWIAMSDTDPENGGLCVAPGSHKDTLRETTLNTNPEHMSWENDYGMRSPDGREWTEKLYSFDVVGIEEEDLVRLTVPRGSGVFFTSRTVHGSYANRSHTRPRLAFAVHYVKDGTWVFRTDVQDTTPVDLPGA, from the coding sequence ATGGTAGATAACCTGGTTTCCATCCAGCTCACCGACGCGCAGGTCGCCCGGTTCCACGAAGAAGGCTATCTCGTCGTCCCGGACCTGCTGACGGCGGATGAAGTCGAGGCGTTCGTCCGGCACCAGGCCGATCCGGAAGCCGAGTCCCTGAAGCAGGGGCTCCGTACCCACCTTTCGGACCCCTTCTGGCGCCGGCTGTCCCACCATCCCAACGTGGCCGGCGTCGCCCGCCGGATCCTGGGCGGACGGCCCCGCATCGTACAGACCATGTACATGGCCAAGGAACCGGCCAAGCCGGACGAGGAACTGGGCGGCGCCGGCATCTCGCTGCACCAGGATTCCCACTACCTGCCCAACGAGCCCGACACGTTGATGGCCTGCTGGATCGCCATGAGCGATACCGATCCGGAGAACGGCGGACTTTGCGTGGCGCCGGGCAGCCACAAGGACACCCTTCGGGAAACAACCCTGAATACCAATCCGGAGCACATGAGCTGGGAAAACGACTACGGCATGAGATCGCCGGACGGCCGCGAATGGACCGAGAAGCTCTACTCCTTCGACGTGGTGGGCATCGAGGAGGAAGACCTCGTCCGGCTGACGGTGCCGCGCGGCAGCGGGGTGTTCTTTACCAGCAGGACGGTGCACGGTTCCTACGCCAACCGGTCGCACACCCGGCCGCGCCTGGCCTTCGCCGTCCACTACGTGAAGGACGGCACCTGGGTGTTCCGGACCGACGTACAGGATACAACCCCGGTGGATCTGCCGGGAGCCTGA
- a CDS encoding D-glycerate dehydrogenase: MERLNVLLLPVRPIYSPWCVDIRTAIGDRHELRDLDDARPLAPQFAGVDVVIDQGGSRGTREMMDAAADCRLWQIVGTGFDHFELAYIKTKGIPTANTPGLFSDVALAETAMMFIIMVSRRYREAVDNLRQGRMYNPLGYELEHQTLGIVGFGASGQALARRAKPFGMRILGIDVREIESEVLDDIEPDFIGGPDDLDRVVAESDFLSLHLHLNDETRHIIDGRRLGLMKPTASVINVARGALVDEAALYDALVEGKIGGAGLDVFAQEPPDPSLPVYQLPNVVVTPHIAGVTDGTSRRRAAAAAENTDRVAQGLEPLYRIDL, encoded by the coding sequence ATGGAACGCCTGAACGTCCTGCTGCTTCCCGTACGCCCCATTTACAGCCCGTGGTGCGTGGACATCCGGACGGCCATCGGCGACCGCCACGAATTGCGGGACCTCGACGATGCCAGACCCCTGGCGCCCCAGTTCGCCGGCGTGGACGTGGTGATCGACCAGGGCGGAAGCCGGGGCACGCGGGAGATGATGGACGCGGCGGCCGACTGCCGGCTGTGGCAGATCGTGGGCACGGGATTCGACCACTTCGAACTGGCCTATATCAAGACGAAGGGCATCCCCACGGCCAATACCCCCGGACTGTTCAGCGACGTCGCCCTGGCCGAGACCGCCATGATGTTCATCATTATGGTATCGCGGCGGTACCGGGAAGCGGTGGACAATTTACGACAAGGCCGCATGTACAATCCGCTCGGATACGAGCTGGAGCACCAGACGCTGGGCATCGTGGGATTCGGCGCGAGCGGCCAGGCGCTGGCCCGCCGGGCGAAACCCTTCGGCATGCGGATCCTGGGGATCGACGTCCGGGAGATCGAATCCGAGGTGCTTGACGACATTGAGCCGGACTTCATCGGCGGCCCGGACGACCTGGACCGGGTCGTGGCCGAAAGCGACTTCCTCTCCCTGCACCTGCATCTGAACGACGAGACCCGCCATATCATCGACGGCCGGCGGCTGGGGCTCATGAAACCGACGGCCAGCGTCATCAACGTGGCCCGCGGCGCCCTCGTGGACGAAGCGGCCCTCTACGACGCCCTGGTCGAGGGGAAGATCGGCGGGGCCGGCCTCGACGTCTTCGCCCAGGAACCGCCCGATCCTTCCCTGCCCGTCTACCAGTTGCCCAACGTGGTCGTCACGCCCCATATCGCCGGGGTGACGGACGGTACCTCCCGCCGGCGGGCCGCCGCGGCCGCGGAGAACACGGACCGGGTCGCCCAGGGCCTGGAACCCCTGTACCGGATCGACCTGTGA
- a CDS encoding 2-hydroxyhepta-2,4-diene-1,7-dioate isomerase yields MKTARFACNGQVLEAVFENGQLMVGTVAYDPEDVMFLPPVAHTSKAIGVALGYTEHAKELNLDLPEEPILFNKMPQTFIGHRAKIVVPPEFDYLHYECELVAVIGRPARKVKAAQALDYVGGYTIGNDLTIRDFVSNYFRPPIKAKGFDTFGPLGPFLTTADEIDPTDVHLRTYVNGELRQEGWTGDLRHGVAELIEYITAYMTLNPGDMIWTGTPEGISHIHAGDSLRLEVDGLGALENDVVASLKEGGS; encoded by the coding sequence ATGAAAACCGCACGCTTCGCCTGCAACGGCCAGGTCCTCGAGGCCGTCTTCGAGAACGGACAACTCATGGTGGGCACGGTCGCCTACGATCCGGAGGACGTCATGTTCCTGCCGCCGGTAGCCCATACGAGCAAGGCCATCGGCGTCGCGCTGGGGTACACCGAGCACGCGAAGGAACTGAACCTGGACCTGCCCGAGGAACCCATCCTGTTCAACAAGATGCCCCAGACCTTTATCGGCCACCGGGCGAAGATCGTCGTGCCCCCGGAATTCGACTACCTGCACTACGAATGCGAGCTCGTCGCCGTGATCGGCCGGCCCGCCCGGAAGGTGAAGGCCGCACAGGCCCTGGACTACGTGGGGGGCTACACCATCGGCAACGACCTGACGATCCGGGACTTCGTGAGCAACTACTTCAGGCCGCCGATCAAGGCCAAGGGTTTCGATACTTTCGGCCCGCTCGGCCCCTTCCTGACCACCGCGGACGAAATCGATCCCACCGACGTGCACCTGCGCACCTACGTCAACGGGGAACTCCGACAGGAAGGCTGGACCGGCGACCTGCGCCACGGCGTCGCCGAACTCATCGAGTACATCACCGCCTACATGACCCTGAACCCCGGGGACATGATCTGGACGGGCACGCCGGAAGGCATATCCCACATCCACGCGGGCGACAGCCTCCGGCTGGAAGTGGACGGACTGGGCGCCCTGGAAAACGACGTGGTGGCCAGTCTCAAGGAGGGCGGATCATAG
- a CDS encoding acetolactate synthase yields MQQMTTAEAIVRTLIGHGIDTVFGLPGVQNDALYNAFYDHRDEIRLVHTRHEQGAAYMALGYALSTDRPGVYNVVPGPGFLNGTAALSTAYATNAKVLCLTGEIPTKYLGRHTGQLHEINGQLDVLRSLTKWAARIDSTAGAPSRTAEAIRQLNSGRPRPVGLECPWDVLASEGEAPPIPEPLPISNPPVDTEMLEAAARKLGRAENPMIFVGRGAMNVSGEITRLAELLQAPVIGYRTGRGVLDSRHYLSHPNPAAHKLWPKVDVVLAVGSRLAIPQLYWGVDEHLTTIRIEVDARAQDRIARPDIAITARSEDAMPLLVEAVERHNRVRASREAEMRALRAETEEMFAFLEPQTSFLRVIREELGEDGLFVEELTQVGYAARQIMPVYKPYTFVSTGYQGTLGWGFPTALGVKVAHPDKPVISVTGDGGFMFGVQELATAVQHRIGLVTLLFNDNAYGNVKRMQQKLYGNRVIASDLHNPDFVRMAESFGARGIRAETPEELRRAIREGFAEDGPTLVEIPVGEMPDVDRFKRGARVRGTAERSEHALQW; encoded by the coding sequence ATGCAACAGATGACCACCGCCGAAGCCATCGTCCGGACGCTGATCGGTCACGGAATCGATACCGTCTTCGGACTGCCGGGCGTGCAGAACGACGCCCTCTACAACGCCTTCTACGACCATCGGGACGAAATACGCCTCGTCCACACGCGCCACGAGCAGGGCGCGGCGTACATGGCGCTCGGATACGCCCTCTCGACGGACCGGCCCGGGGTCTACAACGTGGTCCCTGGACCGGGGTTTCTCAACGGGACCGCCGCCCTTTCCACGGCCTATGCCACCAACGCGAAGGTGCTCTGCCTGACGGGCGAGATCCCTACGAAGTACCTTGGGCGGCACACGGGCCAGCTGCACGAGATCAACGGCCAGCTCGATGTGCTGCGGTCCCTGACCAAGTGGGCCGCACGGATCGACAGTACCGCCGGTGCGCCTTCCAGAACGGCCGAGGCCATCCGGCAGCTGAATTCCGGCCGGCCGCGCCCCGTGGGCCTGGAATGTCCCTGGGACGTGCTCGCGTCCGAAGGCGAAGCGCCGCCCATTCCGGAACCGTTACCCATATCCAATCCCCCGGTGGACACGGAGATGCTGGAAGCCGCCGCGCGGAAACTGGGCCGGGCCGAAAACCCCATGATCTTCGTCGGCCGCGGCGCCATGAACGTTTCCGGGGAGATCACGCGGCTCGCCGAACTGCTTCAGGCGCCGGTCATCGGGTACCGGACGGGCCGCGGCGTGCTCGACAGCCGCCACTATCTGAGCCATCCCAATCCCGCGGCCCACAAGCTCTGGCCGAAGGTGGACGTCGTCCTCGCCGTGGGATCCCGCCTGGCGATCCCACAGCTTTACTGGGGCGTGGACGAGCACCTGACGACCATCCGCATCGAAGTGGACGCCAGGGCCCAGGACCGCATCGCCCGGCCGGACATCGCCATCACCGCACGGTCCGAAGACGCCATGCCCCTGCTGGTCGAAGCGGTGGAAAGGCACAACCGCGTTCGTGCGTCCAGGGAAGCCGAAATGCGCGCGCTTAGAGCGGAGACCGAGGAGATGTTCGCGTTCCTGGAACCCCAGACTTCCTTTCTGCGGGTGATCCGGGAAGAACTGGGCGAGGACGGCCTCTTCGTGGAAGAACTGACGCAGGTGGGTTACGCCGCCCGGCAGATCATGCCGGTGTACAAACCCTACACCTTTGTCTCCACGGGCTACCAGGGCACCCTGGGCTGGGGCTTCCCGACGGCCCTCGGCGTGAAGGTCGCCCACCCGGACAAACCCGTCATCTCCGTAACGGGCGACGGCGGGTTCATGTTCGGCGTGCAGGAACTGGCCACGGCCGTCCAGCACCGCATCGGCCTGGTGACACTCCTTTTCAACGACAACGCCTACGGCAACGTGAAGCGGATGCAGCAGAAACTGTACGGCAACCGGGTGATCGCGTCCGACCTGCACAACCCCGATTTCGTCCGGATGGCCGAATCCTTCGGCGCCCGGGGCATCAGGGCGGAGACCCCGGAGGAACTGCGCCGGGCCATCCGCGAGGGGTTTGCCGAAGACGGTCCCACCCTGGTGGAGATCCCGGTGGGCGAGATGCCGGACGTGGACCGCTTCAAGCGGGGGGCCCGCGTACGGGGCACGGCCGAACGCTCCGAGCACGCCCTGCAATGGTAA
- the hpaD gene encoding 3,4-dihydroxyphenylacetate 2,3-dioxygenase: MALPAANPSPPFNIVRASHAEWGVTDLDYARDFYIDLLGYVCEDDAGDRLFLRGMEERNHHSLILTKADEPVVHRIAFKVAGDADLDRAEAFYDDAGCRTAFVDRYAQGRTLHVDDPFGIPLEFYHEMERRDLLLQEYHRYHGAHIQRIDHFNLFSHDVNGMTAFYTESLGFRPTEVTVADIGDEHSDLWATWLHRRGGVHDIAFTNGLGPRLHHIGVYVPTAMDIIHFCDRLASSEHRDAFERGPGRHGISNAFFLYLFDRDGHRIELFTGDYVTVDPDHPARVWDLKDTRRQTLWGQAAPRSWFEHGTRFNGVEPVPSRLEAAPVIAPE, encoded by the coding sequence GTGGCCCTTCCCGCAGCGAATCCTTCCCCGCCCTTCAATATCGTCCGCGCCAGCCATGCGGAGTGGGGGGTGACGGACCTGGACTACGCCCGCGACTTCTATATCGACCTGCTAGGGTACGTATGCGAGGACGACGCGGGGGACAGGCTCTTCCTGCGCGGCATGGAGGAACGGAACCACCATTCGCTGATCCTGACGAAGGCGGACGAACCGGTCGTGCACCGCATCGCCTTCAAGGTCGCCGGAGACGCCGACCTGGACCGGGCCGAAGCCTTCTATGACGACGCCGGTTGCCGGACGGCTTTCGTTGACCGGTACGCCCAGGGCCGTACGCTGCACGTGGACGATCCCTTCGGCATCCCCCTGGAGTTCTATCACGAGATGGAGCGCCGGGACCTGCTGCTGCAGGAGTACCACCGTTACCACGGCGCCCATATCCAGCGCATCGACCATTTCAACCTGTTCTCCCATGACGTGAACGGGATGACGGCCTTCTACACCGAGTCGCTGGGGTTCCGGCCGACGGAGGTGACCGTGGCCGACATCGGGGACGAGCACTCCGACCTCTGGGCCACCTGGCTGCACCGCCGGGGCGGCGTCCACGACATCGCCTTCACTAACGGGCTGGGGCCGCGCCTGCATCACATCGGCGTCTACGTGCCCACGGCTATGGACATCATCCATTTCTGCGACCGGCTGGCCAGCTCGGAACACCGCGACGCCTTCGAGCGGGGACCGGGGCGCCACGGCATCTCGAACGCCTTCTTCCTGTACCTCTTCGACCGGGACGGCCACCGGATCGAGCTGTTCACGGGAGACTACGTCACCGTCGACCCGGATCATCCCGCGCGGGTCTGGGACCTGAAGGACACCCGGCGCCAGACCCTGTGGGGGCAGGCCGCCCCGCGGTCCTGGTTCGAGCACGGCACCCGATTTAACGGGGTCGAACCCGTCCCTTCGCGACTTGAAGCCGCACCGGTCATCGCACCGGAATGA
- the hpaE gene encoding 5-carboxymethyl-2-hydroxymuconate semialdehyde dehydrogenase — protein MARFREEGIGHFIGGSSVPSAGGDTFENATPIDHSVLCTVASGGPEEVGAAARAATEAFVDWRDTSGTERKRLLHRVADLIEANGEEIALLETYDTGQPIRFMSKAAARAAENFRFFADRAESASDGLSLPAAGHLNYTLRQPIGPVGIITPWNTPFMLSTWKMAPALAAGCTVVHKPAEWSPVTATRLAELVHGAGIPPGVVNVVNGIGETAGRALTEHPDIKAIGFVGDTRTGRAIMRQGAETLKRVHFELGGKNPVVVFADADLDRALDATVFMIYSLNGERCTSGSRVLVERAVYDEFTGRLAERVKRIRLGNPFDPATELGPLIHPQHLEKVRSYVTAGQEEGATLIAGGRCPELAGAGNYFEATLFGDADRSMRIAREEVFGPFLTAVPFDSEEEALEVANDVDYGLAAYLWTRDVTRAHAFAQRLEAGMVWVNSENVRHLPTPFGGMKASGIGRDGGDYSFDFYMETKNIDIALGHHPVPKLGK, from the coding sequence ATGGCCCGCTTCCGCGAGGAGGGCATCGGGCATTTCATCGGCGGTTCGTCCGTCCCCTCCGCCGGCGGCGACACCTTCGAGAACGCCACGCCCATCGACCATTCCGTGCTTTGCACCGTGGCGAGCGGCGGACCGGAGGAGGTCGGCGCCGCGGCCCGTGCTGCAACGGAGGCCTTCGTCGACTGGCGCGATACGTCCGGGACCGAGCGTAAACGGCTGCTGCACCGGGTTGCCGACCTGATCGAGGCGAACGGCGAGGAGATCGCCCTGCTGGAGACCTACGACACGGGCCAGCCCATCCGGTTCATGTCGAAGGCCGCGGCGCGGGCCGCCGAGAACTTCCGGTTCTTCGCGGACCGGGCCGAAAGCGCGTCGGACGGCCTCTCCCTGCCGGCGGCCGGACACCTGAACTATACCCTGAGACAGCCCATCGGGCCGGTGGGCATCATCACGCCCTGGAACACGCCTTTCATGCTCAGCACGTGGAAGATGGCGCCCGCGCTGGCAGCCGGCTGCACGGTCGTGCACAAGCCCGCGGAATGGAGTCCGGTCACGGCCACGCGCCTGGCCGAACTGGTCCACGGGGCGGGCATTCCCCCGGGCGTGGTCAACGTGGTCAACGGTATCGGCGAGACCGCGGGACGGGCGCTCACCGAGCATCCGGACATCAAGGCCATCGGATTCGTGGGCGACACGAGGACCGGGCGGGCCATCATGCGCCAGGGCGCCGAAACGCTGAAGCGGGTGCATTTCGAACTGGGCGGCAAGAACCCGGTGGTCGTCTTCGCCGACGCGGACCTGGACCGGGCACTGGACGCCACGGTATTCATGATCTACAGTCTCAACGGGGAGCGGTGCACGTCGGGCAGCCGGGTGCTCGTGGAGCGGGCGGTCTACGACGAATTCACCGGCCGGCTCGCGGAACGGGTGAAGCGCATCCGCCTGGGAAACCCCTTCGACCCGGCCACCGAACTGGGTCCCCTGATCCACCCGCAGCACCTGGAGAAGGTCCGGAGCTACGTGACCGCAGGGCAGGAGGAGGGCGCCACGCTGATCGCCGGGGGGAGATGCCCGGAGCTCGCCGGCGCCGGCAACTACTTCGAGGCCACGCTCTTCGGCGACGCCGACCGGTCCATGCGCATCGCCCGGGAGGAGGTTTTTGGCCCTTTTCTCACGGCCGTTCCCTTTGACTCGGAAGAGGAAGCGCTGGAGGTGGCGAACGACGTCGACTACGGCCTGGCCGCTTATCTCTGGACGCGCGACGTCACCCGGGCCCATGCCTTCGCCCAGCGCCTCGAAGCCGGCATGGTCTGGGTGAACTCGGAGAACGTGCGCCACCTGCCCACGCCCTTCGGCGGCATGAAGGCGAGCGGGATCGGGCGGGACGGGGGCGACTACAGCTTCGACTTCTACATGGAAACGAAGAACATCGACATCGCCCTCGGACACCACCCAGTGCCGAAGCTGGGAAAATAA
- a CDS encoding phytanoyl-CoA dioxygenase family protein, translated as MLEQFKRDGYILVPGVFSAEEMDAALEAMERNFYGKSYASWLGNFERGEQGSVGDGFTTKQDEVVGRSQFPVGDPALDRLIENERYLDLFELFLDDRPSYCNAHLFMRTGPVDERYPDESWSGYHVDHNTNCVLPPSKDAARFSYINSGVYLHDVEDDGAPMLLVPGSHTRAAEVFADGWDTGNMASVSHVRDIRKAGLQDPVPAVGTKGTAAFYSSYLLHSAQPFQDKKKQRAFWTLSMCRRDADRFTRFSNPFIYGEREYMLPFITDTTPRVRSLFGWPEPGHPYYTEQTLGLLARAFPGIDLDPYRQALHRAS; from the coding sequence ATGCTGGAACAGTTCAAACGCGACGGCTACATCCTCGTTCCCGGCGTCTTCAGCGCCGAAGAAATGGACGCCGCGCTGGAGGCCATGGAGCGGAATTTCTACGGCAAATCCTACGCGTCCTGGCTCGGGAACTTCGAACGGGGCGAACAGGGATCCGTGGGAGACGGGTTCACCACGAAGCAGGACGAAGTGGTGGGACGGTCCCAGTTTCCGGTGGGCGATCCGGCGCTCGACCGGCTCATCGAGAACGAACGCTACCTTGATCTATTCGAGCTGTTCCTGGACGACCGGCCTAGTTATTGCAACGCCCACCTGTTCATGCGCACCGGACCGGTGGACGAGCGGTATCCCGACGAATCCTGGAGCGGATACCACGTCGACCACAACACGAACTGCGTTCTTCCACCGTCCAAGGACGCCGCGCGATTCTCCTACATCAACTCCGGCGTGTATCTCCATGACGTCGAAGACGACGGCGCGCCCATGCTGCTCGTACCCGGTTCGCACACACGGGCGGCCGAGGTCTTTGCCGACGGATGGGACACCGGCAACATGGCGAGCGTCAGCCACGTCCGGGACATCCGCAAGGCCGGCCTGCAGGATCCGGTCCCGGCCGTGGGCACGAAGGGAACCGCGGCCTTCTATTCGTCCTACCTGCTCCATTCGGCGCAGCCCTTTCAGGACAAGAAAAAGCAGCGGGCCTTCTGGACCCTTTCCATGTGCCGCCGCGACGCCGACCGGTTTACACGTTTCTCGAATCCATTCATCTACGGCGAGCGGGAGTACATGCTACCATTCATAACGGATACGACCCCGCGCGTCCGGTCGCTGTTCGGCTGGCCCGAGCCCGGCCATCCCTACTACACGGAACAGACCCTGGGCCTCCTCGCGCGGGCCTTCCCGGGTATCGACCTGGACCCCTATCGCCAGGCTTTGCACCGGGCATCATGA
- a CDS encoding sulfatase-like hydrolase/transferase → MSRPHVIYILSDEHAGQAMGHAGDPNLRTPNMDRMAAEGVSFMRARANCPVCTPSRGTIFSGRHAHAGPVQGFHDVYKPAAPSTATLLREAGYHTAYFGKWHCGTVRDQIPPEVRRDPGYYDLEGAARTPEFHRGGFQDWYGFEMNNAPFRGFYYRDGDVDPTRMPGYQTDALTDMAIAYLRDYDGDRPLFLVLSVEPPHWPLEAPDADMRFDPASLRTRPNFGGQADLRERLAAYYAMIENLDGNIGRLLDAVGGMDGFRDNTVTVYFSDHGDFMGSHGQMEDKGHPHEESVRVPAVFYAPGVLEPQGARPDLFSLVDMAPTTLGLAGVPVPVHMQGADFSPALRGADFDGPGEVLLEMVGAPRVHFDYADWRGLVTDRWKYAFYETGHEVLFDLWEDPYESRNLADADPVRLADMRTRLLSLLEATREPYFDVIVQHGVRPDGPALNISRRRRDGIAPSWDDLIRNA, encoded by the coding sequence ATGTCCCGACCGCACGTCATCTACATCCTGTCCGACGAACACGCGGGCCAGGCCATGGGCCACGCCGGGGATCCCAACTTGCGGACCCCCAACATGGACCGCATGGCCGCGGAGGGTGTGAGTTTCATGCGCGCCCGGGCCAACTGTCCCGTGTGCACGCCTTCGCGGGGCACCATATTCTCGGGCCGCCACGCCCACGCCGGACCGGTGCAGGGGTTTCACGACGTGTACAAGCCGGCGGCGCCGAGCACGGCTACGCTGCTTCGAGAAGCCGGCTATCACACCGCCTATTTCGGTAAGTGGCACTGCGGGACGGTGCGCGACCAGATCCCCCCGGAGGTTCGGCGCGACCCGGGCTACTACGACCTCGAAGGGGCGGCGCGCACGCCGGAATTCCACCGGGGCGGTTTCCAGGACTGGTACGGATTCGAGATGAACAATGCGCCGTTCAGGGGATTCTACTACCGGGACGGCGACGTGGACCCCACGCGCATGCCGGGTTACCAGACCGACGCGTTGACCGACATGGCCATCGCGTACCTGCGGGACTACGACGGGGACCGGCCGCTCTTTCTCGTCCTCAGCGTGGAGCCGCCCCACTGGCCGCTCGAAGCGCCGGATGCCGACATGCGGTTCGATCCCGCGTCCCTGAGGACCCGCCCGAATTTCGGCGGTCAAGCCGATCTGAGGGAACGGCTGGCCGCCTACTACGCCATGATCGAGAACCTGGACGGGAACATCGGCCGCCTGCTCGACGCGGTGGGCGGCATGGACGGTTTCCGGGACAACACGGTGACGGTGTACTTCTCGGATCACGGCGACTTCATGGGAAGCCACGGCCAGATGGAGGACAAGGGACATCCCCACGAAGAGTCCGTACGGGTACCCGCGGTCTTTTACGCCCCGGGGGTCCTCGAGCCGCAGGGCGCGCGGCCGGACCTGTTCAGCCTGGTGGACATGGCGCCCACGACCCTCGGACTGGCCGGGGTGCCCGTGCCGGTCCACATGCAGGGCGCCGACTTTTCTCCGGCCTTGAGGGGCGCGGATTTCGACGGGCCCGGGGAAGTACTACTCGAAATGGTGGGGGCGCCCAGGGTGCACTTCGACTACGCGGACTGGCGCGGACTGGTCACGGACCGTTGGAAGTACGCCTTCTACGAGACCGGCCACGAAGTGCTCTTCGACCTGTGGGAAGACCCGTACGAATCGCGTAACCTGGCGGACGCGGATCCGGTCCGGCTGGCGGACATGCGGACGCGTCTGCTAAGCCTGCTGGAAGCCACGCGGGAACCCTATTTCGACGTGATCGTCCAGCACGGCGTCCGTCCCGACGGTCCGGCCCTGAACATTTCCCGTCGCCGGCGGGACGGCATCGCGCCGTCGTGGGACGACCTGATACGCAACGCCTGA